One window from the genome of Oceanisphaera sp. IT1-181 encodes:
- the cas2e gene encoding type I-E CRISPR-associated endoribonuclease Cas2e has protein sequence MSMLVVVTENVPPRLRGRLAIWLLEVRAGVYVGDVSRRVREMIWLQVSKQAEQGNVVMAWATNTESGFEFQTYGENRRMPVDLDGLRLVSFYPV, from the coding sequence ATGAGCATGTTAGTTGTGGTGACTGAAAATGTTCCGCCGAGATTAAGGGGGCGGTTAGCGATCTGGTTATTAGAAGTGCGGGCCGGTGTTTATGTGGGCGATGTATCACGCCGGGTTCGTGAAATGATCTGGCTGCAAGTGAGCAAACAAGCAGAGCAGGGTAACGTGGTGATGGCTTGGGCTACTAATACGGAGTCAGGTTTTGAGTTTCAAACTTATGGAGAGAATCGACGCATGCCGGTGGACCTAGATGGCTTACGGCTAGTGTCTTTTTATCCCGTTTAA